A window of the Dermatophagoides farinae isolate YC_2012a chromosome 2, ASM2471394v1, whole genome shotgun sequence genome harbors these coding sequences:
- the LOC124498879 gene encoding mitochondrial ribonuclease P protein 1 homolog, which translates to MKKMINSFLNSWKKSFGSLIFRTNRDLHLLAVSNKDQKLNLTSQLYENAREFKVVSVDQFQMLFKINPERKTQIEEILNIYELEKYTTQQVPSVLSMNDMKKLLTTYHDEKELRKMIKFFYTRECDKFNSYKKKFYKKQEIQEKKREKYGDNDDWEHGIFDRQGQLVYGLWHNSLLSRITKQAVRDYRNNHFLRHTCLFGQKLIVDLDYDQYMKPSEIGLLAKQISIMFYENRINRDYPESLSYDVHFTNCRAGDHTVYELSRHIKRMDDLKQHYFHLESYLSRPDLFPKNKLVYLSPHAKLSLKRYDHDDIYILGGYNDRSSHRQVSHVKAQSEGIRCYRLPLDENVLWKQGDKNLCLNQVAAILHAVKATGDWQLAIRKFAPQRKVRSMEEQHLEDQIRMKAIAKRLHRIERSYRFVQ; encoded by the coding sequence atgaaaaaaatgattaattcttttttgaattcatggaaaaaatcatttggcTCGTTAATCTTTCGAACCAATCGAGATCTACATTTGTTGGCTGTAAGTAACAAggatcaaaaattgaatctaaCATCGCAATTATACGAGAATGCTCGAGAATTCAAAGTGGTTAGTGtcgatcaatttcaaatgttattcaaaatcaatccgGAACGTAAAACTCAGATCGAAGAAATCCTGAACATCTATGAGCTAGAAAAGTACACGACTCAACAGGTACCATCGGTTCTGTCTATGAACGATATGAAAAAACTGTTGACCACATACCATGATGAGAAGGAACTACGTaagatgatcaaatttttctacaCTCGTGAATgtgataaattcaattcatacaagaaaaaattctacaaaAAGCAAGAAATTCAAGAAAAGAAACGAGAAAAATATGGTGATAACGATGACTGGGAACATGGAATATTCGACAGACAAGGCCAGCTAGTTTATGGTTTATGGCACAATTCCTTACTATCTCGCATAACGAAACAAGCTGTACGTGATTATCGTAACAATCACTTTTTACGACATACGTGCTTGTTTGGACAGAAATTGATTGTCGATTTGGATTATGATCAATACATGAAACCGTCAGAGATTGGCTTGCTGGCCAAACAGATTTCCATAATGTTTTATGAGAATCGTATCAATCGTGATTATCCTGAATCATTATCCTATGACGTACATTTCACCAATTGTCGTGCTGGCGACCATACTGTGTATGAATTATCGCGGCATATAAAACGAATGGACGATTTAAAACAACATTACTTTCACCTGGAAAGTTATCTCAGTCGTCCGGATCTATTTCCTAAGAATAAATTGGTCTACCTAAGTCCACATGCTAAACTTTCACTTAAACGATATGATCACGATGACATCTATATACTAGGTGGTTATAATGATCGAAGTTCTCATCGACAAGTTTCACATGTGAAAGCCCAATCGGAAGGTATTCGATGCTATCGCTTGCCATTAGATGAGAATGTTCTATGGAAACAAGGAGATAAGAATCTATGCCTAAATCAAGTGGCAGCAATCTTACATGCAGTCAAAGCTACCGGTGATTGGCAATTGGCTATCCGGAAATTCGCTCCACAACGTAAAGTCCGTTCGATGGAAGAACAACATCTAGAGGATCAGATTCGAATGAAAGCTATCGCCAAACGGCTTCATCGAATTGAACGTAGTTATCgatttgttcaataa
- the LOC124498884 gene encoding solute carrier family 25 member 16 produces the protein METVSAKQQQDWRFFAKSFLAGGLAGMTSKTTVAPLDRIKILLQVHNSHYRNHGVLSGLVEIVQKESFLSLYKGNGAQMVRIFPYAAVQFMSFEAYKRVLSQMFVDDERNSFRANIPNNHRLNVNHELKFIAGSMAGVTSVLMTYPLDLVRARLATVVNTKRNPLISIKTAGAPTTILGTLVSVFRNEGGITGLYRGITPTVLAMIPYGGCNFYMFERLKYWCVNYAPTWTCYRAPNDKLVLNIPSKFLCGGIAGAIGQTAIYPLDVARRRMQLAMTSRETAIYSESFVQTLILTYRSHGVIRGLYRGMSVNYIRAVPMVAMSFCTYELLKQLFGLETGV, from the exons ATGGAAACTGTGTCAGCCAAACAGCAACAAGATTGGCGATTTTTTGCCAAATCCTTTTTAGCTGGTGGTCTAGCTGGTATGACTTCGAAAACGACTGTTGCACCATTGGATAGAATCAAAATCTTGCTTCAAGTTCATAATAGCCACTACAGAAATCATGGTGTTTTGTCCGGATTGGTTGAAATTGTTCAGAAAGAAAGTTTTCTCAGTCTCTATAAAG GGAATGGCGCTCAAATGGTCAGAATATTCCCATATGCGGCTGTACAATTCATGTCGTTTGAAGCCTACAAACGTGTACTATCTCAAAtgttcgttgatgatgaacggaATTCTTTCAGAGCCAATATACCAAATAATCATCGTTTGAATGTAAatcatgaattgaaattcattgctGGCTCGATGGCTGGTGTAACATCCGTTCTAATGACATACCCATTGGATTTGGTTCGTGCTCGTTTAGCAACGGTCGTCAATACTAAACGAAATCCATTGATTTCCATCAAAACAGCCGGTGCACCAACAACCATTTTGGGAACATTAGTATCAGTGTTTCGTAACGAAGGTGGCATAACGGGTCTTTATCGAGGAATCACGCCGACAGTGTTGGCCATGATTCCATATGGTGGATGTAATTTCTATATGTTCGAACGTTTGAAATATTGGTGCGTCAATTATGCACCTACATGGACCTGTTATCGAGCGCCCAACGACAAACTAGTGCTAAATATTCCTTCAAAATTTCTTTGTGGTGGTATAGCCGGAGCCATTGGTCAAACGGCCATATATCCATTGGATGTAGCCAGACGACGAATGCAATTGGCCATGACTAGCCGAGAAACGGCCATTTATTCAGAAAGTTTTGTTCAAACACTTATTTTGACATATCGATCACATGGTGTTATACGTGGCCTATATCGTGGTATGAGTGTCAACTATATTCGCGCCGTTCCAATGGTGGCCATGTCGTTCTGTACATATGAACTTTTAAAACAATTATTTGGATTGGAAACAGGCGTCTGA
- the Cc2d2a gene encoding coiled-coil and C2 domain containing 2A, with protein MDKSFEVQGNLNGKYRKAVRSKILKRIYDKNILDPFEDPENNSNEPNQNDASSSSQLLIPDDSSIDQKIRRRLSNDWRKTLERVLNCSDGYLDNKLEISRKDAIQFFINNVWQDDCEESDGGDDEYPNETSKNRRKGKNNKKRSKQRSTQSSVHRAVQFYEDSDQVPVVRRARIPWSHHNQQHKKIDINHILTVEFDAAITDDDEIDTLQHFIGRRAVSRLIKEQIEFNQFFRIHIMDSFQERFVFYEPGASAFQDLMLSRHNDLVQKSKLFPLLARSLIFILNVPDKSDPELCLNNKSFILSIGSIKLDLWKHPTMSNVDKNVKKLLLAFKKYENSISSHSNRMLDTMEQQIDSIANKLENSMPNDNKELIDDEIRMDLDLLQRLLEKHDKLIADRRQSLINLIQQWSLFQNNLDQYPDSDELHEIDLRLDEVETIDTEKESKQLKELVAKREKIHRLIVDVTKVNDSQLNKEKIFLCDGRLPGEPKFRPIELILPQKFSSSTSSSSSYCIEIMLGNKIVAAFENHHLNYRTFQTFWDLNYRSFPVPICLDPVYPTSLIITEGEEAFIANKLPKIRIKEKNNVAKTIKSIAEINIKSLPSSRINSRQRSIQIEETFQCLYDEIPSKKKSKNSVEGSLEFRMFWSSLPESNIDLDLFVMYDVEKRQIKQMAELKQIEQWLHDIRYQVDFSDSTKTEDHDDQLNYHRQIELMQLLLRQKYNLEIAALYEEKKLHLNKLTYPDVYDNHHQSSEDGSFCTTEKIEQNKRFQMMIQRQQGQVDYRFLPLTNTDVLFINDQTNNKLEKSSTNKLLDFIRLSSKQQFDRILGEDQNDDSVVIFQKLYSAIDDQSQLNSWYKAVTGVLTQIWEHSIKLDNKQTEPEIISLNEIIKEQTFDNVSGINFSWLDWLFKSPSVHNRKLNPSRRNRHKEALNISEAIEGEIQIHLLLQHAANVPLKINRREKSSDLLSQSCSFVEIKIDHNQQTMSTSFSDGSKPSWNESFKFKTKLIPTNHINLNLFSVKKHIDDSDPIKFDMSNDENSKLERCWLGQLQLPLYVLMFVPKLEGSFRLLSPYFLPIYTRSRKFDNLLNLNPSHRRPLTDDDDDNDDDDNDENSEKLSSIGSLSDISFSLFITMDPHIDWNSPLNINYQSIESTELLDYCKKWLQSLYQRFPRRRFICVVDNLEHRSVLATRFLAPLKPPTFDELSPIQFELKNEKKKAKLSKLAYKDHLYILLIIRYVSLISSLLESNQHIMNLSANRRFFDRWSKSNIWMDAYQFLTIRIGCQAEHAILLACFLQYMNKKAYIAIGTGLLDGPTAYVIIYPESIDTETNINSTIEGYDAKKKDVKNKWILIDAKRGRQFFVQDYHCTMISIDSIITPDNIYANVQKSTHPNSISYDLHRTNRWQPLFNPRNQSASVQNLDISIQPQTINYGSIRSDWAKLFEIKVETYLREQFMSWRRHQTGSYTQFNRFCMQIIKQLLPELERHTVLIDGNRSYSSKLAELEDLIQRNLKQILDVYEMISYPLNIVGHSAADLDQLSRLIYATNLHLTHFGHPNQVEYVISCYVHPYPSDLFSLWIFLAALTTKSIAST; from the exons atggacaaatCTTTTGAAG TTCAAGGCAATCTGAATGGAAAATATCGCAAAGCTGTTCGCAGCAAAATTCTAAAACGAATATACGATAAGAATATTTTAGATCCTTTCGAAGATCCAGAAAACAATAGTAACGAGcctaatcaaaatgatgcatcctcatcatcacaacTTTTAATTCCAGATGATTCATCAATCGACCAAAAAATTAGACGTCGTTTGTCAAATGATTGGAGAAAAACATTGGAACGTGTTCTCAACTGCAGCGATGGTTATCTGGATAACAAGCTCGAAATATCGCGTAAAGAtgccattcaattttttatcaacaatGTTTGGCAAGATGATTGTGAAGAAAGCGATGGTGGTGACGATGAATACCCAAATGAAACATCGAAAAATAGACGAAAAGGTAAAAATAACAAGAAACGCAGTAAACAAAGATCGACCCAATCTTCAGTCCATCGTGCCGTTCAATTTTATGAAGACTCGGATCAAGTACCGGTGGTTCGTCGAGCTCGAATACCTTGGtcacatcataatcaacaacacaaaaaaattgatatcaaTCATATTCTCACCGTCGAATTTGATGCAGCaattactgatgatgatgaaattgataccCTCCAGCATTTTATCGGCCGTCGAGCAGTATCCAGATTAATCAAAGAGCAgattgaatttaatcaattttttcgtaTTCATATTATGGATAGTTTTCAGGAAAGATTCGTCTTTTATGAGCCAGGTGCATCAGCCTTTCAAGATCTAATGTTGAGCCGACACAATGATCTGGTACAGAAATCGAAATTGTTTCCCCTATTGGCAAGaagtttgattttcattttaaatgttCCAGATAAAAGTGATCCTGAGCTATGTTTAAAcaataaatcattcattttgagtATTGGCTCAATAAAATTAGATCTGTGGAAACATCCGACAATGAGTAATGTTgataaaaatgtgaaaaaactACTGCTAGCTTTCAAAAAATACGAGAACTCCATTTCGTCCCACTCTAATCGAATGCTGGATACAATGGAGCAACAGATCGATTCTATTGCAAACAAATTAGAAAACTCTATgccaaatgataataaagaatTGATAGATGACGAAATCCGAATGGATCTGGATCTTCTTCAGCGTTTACTCGAAAAGcatgataaattgattgctGATCGTCGacaatcattaatcaatttgattcaacaGTGGAGTTTATTCCAGAATAATTTGGATCAATATCCTGATTCAGATGAATTGCATGAAATCGATCTCCGTTTGGATGAAGTCGAAACAATCGATACGGAAAAGGAAAGCAAACAACTGAAAGAATTAGTTgcaaaacgagaaaaaattcatcgcTTGATTGTGGATGTAACCAAAGTCAACGATAGTCAGCTAaataaggaaaaaatttttctatgtgATGGTCGACTCCCGGGTGAGCCAAAATTTCGGCCAATCGAGTTGATTTTGCCGCAGAAGTTTTCCTCATCtacatcttcatcttcatcatattGTATTGAAATCATGTTGGGCAACAAGATTGTTGCTGCTTTcgagaatcatcatttaaattatcgaacgtttcaaacattttggGATCTTAATTATCGTTCGTTTCCTGTTCCTATTTGTCTGGATCCGGTATATCCAACATCATTAATTATAACAGAAGGCGAAGAAGCTTTTATCGCAAACAAATTACCCAAAATCCgcatcaaagaaaaaaataatgttgcCAAGACCATTAAATCAATTGCTGAGATAAACATAAAAAGCTTGCCTTCTTCAAGAATAAATTCAAGACAACGATCTATACAAATTGAAGAAAcatttcaatgtttatatgatgaaattcctagtaaaaaaaagtctaAAAACTCTGTAGAAGGCAGCTTGGAATTTCGAATGTTCTGGTCTTCACTACCtgaatcaaatattgatcTCGACCTATTTGTTATGTATGATGTGGAAAAGcgtcaaatcaaacaaatggctgagttgaaacaaattgaacaatgGCTTCATGACATTCGATATCAAGTGGATTTTTCGGACTCAACAAAAACCGAAgaccatgatgatcaacTCAATTATCATAggcaaattgaattgatgcaATTATTGTTGCGACAAAAATATAATCTTGAGATAGCCGCATTGTATGAGGAGAAAAAGCTACACTTGAATAAACTGACTTATCCTGATGTTtacgataatcatcatcaatccagTGAGGATGGAAGTTTTTGTACGACggaaaaaatcgaacaaaacaaacgattccagatgatgatccaaCGTCAACAAGGACAAGTTGATTATCGTTTTTTACCTTTGACAAACACAGAcgttttatttatcaatgacCAGACGAACAATAAACTGGAAAAATCATCCACGAATAAACTTCTCGACTTTATTCGTCTATCTTCGAAACAACAATTCGATCGAATCTTGGGAGAGGATCAAAACGATGATTCTGTcgtcatttttcaaaaattgtaTTCAGCTATTGACGATCAATCTCAATTGAATTCGTGGTACAAAGCTGTAACAGGTGTTTTAACACAAATCTGGgaacattcaatcaaattggatAATAAACAAACCGAACCAGAAATCATCTCTctaaatgaaatcatcaaagaGCAAACATTTGATAACGTGAG tggaataaatttttcctgGCTTGATTGGTTATTCAAGTCACCTTCTGTTCATAACCGTAAATTGAATCCTTCACGACGAAATCGTCATAAAGAGGCATTGAATATTTCAGAAGCCATTGAAGGGGAAATACAAATACATTTACTGCTCCAACATGCAGCGAACGTACCTTTAAAGATTAATAGGCGAGAAAAAAGTTCAGATCTGCTATCTCAATCTTGTAGTTTTGTTGAgatcaaaattgatcataatcagCAAACAATGTCGACATCATTTTCCGATGGATCCAAGCCGAGTTGGAATGAAAGTTTCAAATTCAAGACTAA ATTGATTCCTACGAACCATATTAATCTAAATTTGTTTTCCGTGAAAAaacatattgatgattcagaTCCAATTAAGTTTGATATgtccaatgatgaaaattcaaaattggaACGATGTTGGTTGGGACAATTGCAGTTACCACTCTATGTTCTCATGTTCGTGCCGAAATTAGAGGGGTCATTCCGGCTTTTATCGCCCTATTTTCTTCCAATATATACACGTAGTCgcaaatttgataatttattgaaCCTAAACCCGTCGCACCGACGTCCTCtcacagatgatgatgatgataatgatgacgatgataatgatgaaaattcggAAAAATTATCTTCAATAGGTTCATTGTCTGATATTTccttttcattattcatcacaATGGATCCTCATATTGATTGGAATTCACCTTTGAAtattaattatcaatcaatcgaatcaacGGAATTACTTGATTATTGTAAAAAATGGTTACAATCGTTGTATCAACGATTTCCACGGCGAAGATTCATCTGTGTGGTCGATAATCTTGAACATCGTTCAGTATTAGCAACACGTTTCCTGGCACCTTTAAAACCACCAACATTCGATGAATTATCTCCTATTCAATTTGAGttgaagaatgaaaaaaagaaagctAAACTAAGCAAATTAGCATACAAGGATCACTTATATATCTTATTGATCATCCGTTATGtatcattgatttcatcattattggaatCAAACCAACATATCATGAATTTATCAGCAAACCGGCGATTTTTTGACCGATGGTCCAAGTCAAACATCTGGATGGATGCTTATCAGTTTCTGACAATACGAATCGGATGTCAAGCAGAGCATGCCATCTTGCTTGCATGTTTTCTTCAATACATGAACAAAAAAGCTTACATAGCTATTGGAACAGGATTATTAGACGGACCTACTGCTTATGTGATCATTTATCCTGAATCCATTGATACCGAAACAAATATCAATTCTACTATTGAAGGTTATgatgcaaagaaaaaagatgtgaaaaataaatggattCTAATTGATGCAAAACGTGGACGGCAATTTTTCGTGCAAGATTATCATTGTACAATGATTTCGATTGATTCGATCATAACGCCTGACAAT ATTTATGCAAACGTACAGAAGAGCACACATCCTAATTCAATTAGCTACGATCTTCATCGAACTAATCGCTGGCAACCATTATTTAACCCTCGAAATCAATCGGCGTCAGTTCAAAATTTAGACATCTCCATACAAccacaaacaatcaattatgGTTCAATCCGTAGTGATTGGgcaaaattgtttgaaataaaaGTAGAAACGTACCTTCGTGAGCAATTTATGTCCTGGCGAAGACATCAAACCGGATCGTATACACAGTTTAATCGTTTTTGTATGCAGATAATTAAACAATTATTGCCTGAACTAGAACGGCATACGGTGCTCATTGATGGAAATCGGTCTTATTCAAGCAAACTAGCCGAACTAGAAGATCTAATACAACGAAATCTAAAACAAATCTTGGACGTGTATGAG ATGATAAGCTATCCATTGAATATTGTTGGTCATTCAGCAGCAGACTTGGATCAATTATCTCGATTGATTTATGCCACCAACCTACACTTGACACATTTTGGTCATCCGAATCAAGTGGAATATGTCATATCCTGTTACGTTCATCCTTATCCTTCTGATCTTTTTTCCTTGTGGATTTTTTTGGCCGCACTAACAACTAAATCGATTGCCTCTACTTga